From the Saccharomyces paradoxus chromosome XIV, complete sequence genome, one window contains:
- the DBP2 gene encoding DEAD-box ATP-dependent RNA helicase DBP2 (ATP-dependent RNA helicase of the DEAD-box protein family~similar to YNL112W) yields the protein MTYGGRDQQYNKTNYNSRGGDFRGGRSSDRNSYNDRPQGGNYRGGFGGRSNYNQPQELIKPNWDEELPKLPTFEKNFYVEHESVRDRSDSEIAQFRKENEMTISGHDIPKPITTFDEAGFPDYVLSEVKAEGFDKPTGIQCQGWPMALSGRDMVGIAATGSGKTLSYCLPGIVHINAQPLLAPGDGPIVLVLAPTRELAVQIQTECSKFGHSSRIRNTCVYGGVPKSQQIRDLSRGSEIVIATPGRLIDMLEIGKTNLKRVTYLVLDEADRMLDMGFEPQIRKIVDQIRPDRQTLMWSATWPKEVKQLAADYLNDPIQVQVGSLELSASHNITQIVEVLSDFEKRDRLNKYLETASQDNEYKTLIFASTKRMCDDITKYLREDGWPALAIHGDKDQRERDWVLQEFRNGRSPIMVATDVAARGIDVKGINYVINYDMPGNIEDYVHRIGRTGRAGATGTAISFFTEQNKGLGAKLISIMREANQNIPPELLKYDRRSYGGGHPRYGGGRGGRGGYGRRGGYGGGRGGYGGNRQRDGGWGNRGRSNY from the exons ATGACTTACGGTGGTAGAGATCAGCAATATAACAAGACTAACTACAATTCTAGAGGTGGCGACTTCCGCGGCGGAAGAAGCTCCGACAGAAACTCTTACAATGACAGACCACAAGGCGGTAACTACCGTGGAGGTTTCGGTGGTCGTTCTAACTACAACCAACCCCAGGAATTGATCAAACCAAACTGGGATGAAGAATTACCAAAATTGCCAACTTTCGAAAAGAATTTCTATGTCGAACACGAAAGTGTCCGCGACAGATCGGACAGTGAGATTGCTCAGTTcagaaaggaaaatgaaatgaCTATTTCTGGACACGATATTCCAAAGCCAATCACCACTTTCGATGAAGCCGGTTTCCCAGACTACGTCTTGAGTGAAGTTAAGGCCGAAGGCTTTGACAAACCAACTGGTATTCAATGTCAGGGTTGGCCGATGGCTTTGTCTGGTAGAGACATGGTTGGTATCGCTGCCACTGGTTCCGGTAAGACTCTGTCTTATTGTTTACCAGGTATTGTTCATATCAACGCTCAACCATTATTGGCTCCAGGCGATGGTCCAATTGTTTTGGTTTTGGCTCCAACAAGAGAATTAGCTGTTCAAATCCAAACAGAATGTTCCAAGTTTGGTCATAGTTCCAGAATCAGAAACACTTGTGTCTACGGTGGTGTTCCAAAGAGTCAACAAATCAGAGATTTGTCCCGCGGTTCTGAAATTGTTATTGCTACTCCAGGTAGATTAATTGATATGCTAGAAATTGGTAAGACTAACTTGAAGAGAGTTACTTACTTGGTTCTTGATGAAGCTGATAGAATGTTAGATATGGGTTTTGAACCTCAAATCAGAAAGATTGTTGATCAAATTAGACCTGATAGACAAACTTTAATGTGGTCTGCCACTTGGCCAAAGGAGGTGAAGCAATTGGCCGCTGACTATTTGAACGATCCAATTCAAGTTCAAGTTGGCTCACTAGAATTGTCCGCTTCTCATAACATTACCCAAATTGTCGAAGTTCTTTCCGATTTCGAAAAGAGAGATCGTTTGAACAAGTACTTGGAAACAGCCTCTCAAGATAACGAATATAAGACATTGATCTTTGCGTCTACGAAGAGAATGTGCGATGATATTACCAAGTATCTGAGAGAGGATGGATGGCCAGCTTTGGCTATTCATGGTGACAAAGACCAAAGAGAACGTGACTGGGTTTTACAAGAGTTTAGAAACGGTAGATCCCCAATTATGGTTGCTACAGATGTGGCTGCCAGAGGTATCG ATGTCAAAGGTATCAATTACGTTATTAACTACGACATGCCAGGTAACATTGAAGATTATGTTCACAGAATTGGTAGAACTGGTAGAGCAGGTGCCACTGGTACTGCCATCTCTTTCTTCACCGAACAAAACAAAGGTTTAGGTGCCAAATTAATCTCTATCATGAGAGAAGCTAATCAAAATATTCCTCCTGAATTATTGAAATACGACAGGAGATCTTATGGTGGTGGTCACCCAAGATATGGCGGTGGCCGCGGCGGTCGTGGTGGCTATGGCCGTAGAGGTGGTTATGGTGGTGGCCGTGGTGGTTACGGTGGCAACAGGCAGAGAGATGGTGGCTGGGGTAACAGAGGTCGTTCGAACTATTGA
- the NOP15 gene encoding rRNA-binding ribosome biosynthesis protein NOP15 (Constituent of 66S pre-ribosomal particles~similar to YNL110C) encodes MVKSAGKTSTKEAVIKKSTEEKPIQEKEELQLETSSSSSDEEDEKDEDEIEGLAASDDEQNGMHKIKRLNPKKQADEKKSKDKKKLDEYSGIIYVSRLPHGFHEKELSKYFAQFGDLKEVRLARNKKTGNSRHYGFLEFVNKEDAMIAQESMNNYLLMGHLLQVRLLPKGAKIEKLYKYKKRVLVEKGITKPVKQLKENMKQKHEERIKQLANSGIEFKW; translated from the coding sequence ATGGTAAAGTCAGCCGGCAAAACTTCCACCAAGGAAGCAGTAATCAAAAAGTCCACCGAAGAGAAACCTATACAGGAAAAAGAGGAGTTACAGTTAGAAACATCCTCTAGCAGTTcagatgaagaggatgaaaaagatgaagatgaaattgaaggtTTAGCTGCCTCTGATGATGAGCAGAACGGTATGCACAAGATTAAAAGGTTGAATCCGAAGAAGCAAGCTGACGAAAAGAAGtcaaaagacaaaaagaaacttgACGAGTATTCCGGAATTATTTATGTCAGTAGACTACCACACGGGTTCCACGAAAAAGAATtaagtaaatattttgctCAATTTGgtgatttgaaagaagtGAGATTAGCACGTAATAAGAAAACCGGAAATTCTAGACATTATGGCTTCTTAGAATTCGTCAACAAAGAGGATGCAATGATTGCCCAAGAATCCATGAACAACTACTTGTTGATGGGCCATCTGTTACAAGTGCGTCTATTACCAAAGGGAGCCAAAATCGAAAAATTATACAAATACAAGAAGAGAGTTCTCGTAGAGAAAGGTATTACCAAACCAGTAAAACAGCTAAAGGAAAACATGAAGCAGAAACACGAAGAAAGGATAAAACAACTAGCCAATTCAGGCATTGAATTCAAATGGTGA
- the CYB5 gene encoding Cyb5p (Cytochrome b5~similar to YNL111C) — MPKVYSYQEVAEHNGPENFWIIIDDKVYDVSQFKDEHPGGDEIIMDLGGQDATESFVDIGHSDEALRLLKDLYIGDVDKTSEPVSVEKMSTSENQSKGSGTLVVILAILMLGVAYYLLNE; from the coding sequence ATGCCTAAAGTCTACAGTTACCAAGAAGTTGCCGAGCACAATGGCCCAGAAAATTTCTGGATTATCATCGATGACAAAGTTTACGATGTTTCTCAATTCAAAGATGAACATCCAGGTGGTGACGAGATTATAATGGATTTGGGTGGCCAAGACGCCACAGAAAGCTTTGTTGATATTGGTCATTCTGACGAAGCATTGAGACTACTTAAAGATTTGTACATTGGTGACGTTGATAAGACCAGTGAGCCCGTTTCTGTGGAAAAAATGTCTACTTCTGAAAACCAAAGTAAAGGTAGCGGTACATTAGTTGTCATTTTGGCCATTTTAATGCTAGGTGTTGCttattatttgttgaaCGAATAA
- the RPC19 gene encoding DNA-directed RNA polymerase core subunit RPC19 (RNA polymerase subunit AC19~similar to YNL113W), whose protein sequence is MTEDIEQKKIAAEVTPQEPKHIQEDQDVDMTGDEEQEEEPDREKIKLLTQATSEDGTSASFQIVEEDHTLGNALRYVIMKNPDVEFCGYSIPHPSENLLNIRIQTYGETTAVDALQKGLKDLMDLCDVVESKFTEKIKSM, encoded by the coding sequence ATGACTGAAGATAtcgaacaaaaaaagattgcTGCAGAAGTAACACCACAAGAACCAAAACACATCCAAGAAGATCAGGATGTTGATATGACTGGCgatgaagaacaagaggAGGAACCAGACAGAGAGAAAATCAAGCTCCTCACGCAAGCCACATCTGAAGATGGTACTAGCGcctcttttcaaattgtaGAAGAGGACCACACGCTGGGAAATGCCCTTCGTTACgttataatgaaaaatccaGACGTAGAATTCTGTGGTTACTCGATACCTCACCCTTCTGAAAACCTATTAAATATCAGAATCCAAACCTACGGCGAAACCACCGCTGTGGATGCCCTTCAAAAGGGGCTAAAGGACTTGATGGATTTATGTGACGTTGTAGAATCTAAgtttactgaaaaaattaagagCATGTAG
- the YAF9 gene encoding YEATS domain-containing protein YAF9 (Subunit of NuA4 histone H4 acetyltransferase and SWR1 complexes~similar to YNL107W), which translates to MAPTVSKRIKTLSVSRPIIYGNTAKKMGSVKPPNAPAEHTHLWSIFVRGPQNEDISYFIKKVVFKLHDTYPNPVRSIEAPPFELTETGWGEFDINIKIYFVEEANEKILNFYHRLRLHPYTNLVPSSNNGNEQNTTDHNSKDAEVSSIYFDEIVFNEPNEEFFKILMSRPGNVLPSNKTDSCVYSKQLEQEEIDRIEIGIEKIDKEIDELRQKLESLVKEEAINGS; encoded by the coding sequence ATGGCTCCAACAGTAAGCAAAAGGATAAAAACCCTCTCCGTGAGCAGACCAATAATATATGGCAATACGGCTAAAAAGATGGGTAGTGTTAAACCACCAAATGCTCCTGCCGAACACACTCATTTATGGTCAATTTTTGTTAGGGGGCCACAGAATGAAGACATATCGTACTTTATCAAGAAAGTTGTCTTCAAACTTCATGACACTTATCCAAACCCTGTAAGGTCTATAGAAGCGCCTCCATTTGAACTGACTGAAACAGGATGGGGTGAATTTGATATAAATATTAAGATTTATTTTGTAGAGGAGGCCAATGAGAAAATCTTAAATTTTTACCACCGATTACGACTTCATCCTTATACTAATCTTGTACCGAGTTCCAACAATGGAAATGAACAGAATACGACAGACCATAACAGTAAAGATGCAGAAGTTAGCTCTAtttattttgatgaaattgtaTTTAATGAGCcaaatgaagaatttttcaagattcTAATGAGTCGACCAGGAAATGTTTTACCTTCAAACAAAACCGATAGTTGTGTATACTCCAAACAATTAGAACAGGAAGAAATTGACAGAATAGAGATTGGCATAGAAAAGATTGACAAGGAAATTGACGAATTGAGGCAGAAGCTGGAAAGCTTggtaaaagaagaagccaTTAACGGAAGTTAG
- a CDS encoding uncharacterized protein (Protein phosphatase~similar to YNL108C), translating into MAIENIYIARHGYRSNWLPKGPYPPPPTGIDNDVPLSEHGVEQAHELANYISKLDVKPELIFSSPFYRCLETSRPTVEALKIPLYVDRGVGEWYKPDRPIIPEPATHEVMSNFFPAMINPDWEPSIIPSNKGETEEDIFERCHKFWPVFIERVEKKFPDVKTIMIVTHAATKSALGMNLLKFPNAKEPIDDKGTFIRNGSCAIDKFELVEGGDESKPFEKRKWELTMNGNTSFLTNGEEMNWTFMNAFEAGSDADIKARRAAESGKLKME; encoded by the coding sequence ATGGCTATCgaaaacatatatattgCCAGACATGGCTACAGATCAAATTGGCTACCAAAGGGGCCATATCCACCACCTCCCACCGGCATTGATAACGATGTCCCACTTTCAGAACATGGTGTTGAACAAGCACATGAACTGGCAAACTATATTTCTAAATTAGATGTTAAACCCGAACTAATTTTCTCCTCCCCATTTTACCGCTGTTTAGAAACTAGTAGACCCACAGTGGAGGCTTTAAAAATTCCATTATATGTCGATCGTGGGGTAGGGGAATGGTATAAACCTGATAGACCCATTATCCCGGAACCAGCTACTCATGAAGTTATGAGTAACTTTTTCCCAGCCATGATCAATCCGGATTGGGAACCTAGTATTATTCCTAGTAATAAAGGtgaaacagaagaagatatttttGAGAGATGTCATAAATTCTGGCCTGtctttattgaaagagtggagaaaaaatttccagaTGTAAAGACAATAATGATTGTGACACACGCTGCCACTAAATCTGCTCTTGGTATGAATTTATTAAAATTCCCCAATGCTAAAGAGCCCATTGACGACAAAGGTACATTTATAAGAAATGGAAGCTGTGctattgataaatttgaGTTAGTGGAAGGAGGAGATGAAAGCAAaccatttgaaaagagaaaatggGAACTTACAATGAATGGTAATACCTCCTTTTTAACTAATGGGGAAGAAATGAATTGGACGTTTATGAATGCCTTTGAAGCTGGCTCAGACGCTGATATTAAAGCGAGAAGAGCAGCTGAAAGCGGAAAGTTAAAAATGGAGTGA